The genome window GTGCTGCCCCCGTGGTTTGCCAAAGAGCGTGCCAAGCCGCCGGAACTCGACGTCGCCGAATTTGCGAGATCCATCGGCAATATCTGGCGGCAGGACAAAAAACTTGCCATCCCCACGCCACCGCCCGAAAAACGCGCCAAACTGAGCGGCGGGCTGCCGGACTGGTACACATCGGCCAAGCCGCGGCACGACACGGAAAGCCTGCTGCTGCCTTCATGGTTCCGCGCCCGGGGAACAACGAAAACGGCCGAGCGAAAAACACCGCCGGCGCCCCATATTTCCTGGCTGACTCAGCTGCTCGACAATCCTCTCGCCCCCACCGCCGAAGACCTGTCACAAAAACAGGATCGTCGCGTCAAAAACGCGCCCCCAGGCAACTACGTTCAGCTGAAAGCCGCGCTGGAACCCCACGTCCGCATGCTGGAGGGGGAAATCACCATTCCCGTCAGCGCCAATCTTCACGAGAGCGCCATCGAGAAATATCTTGGAGAGCTCATGTTCGACTGGATCATCAAAAGTTATCATTTTGATTACGATGACGAAAAGCTCAGCCTGCGGCTCGTCTATTATGACTGGTACCGCTGCTGGCGCGGCGCGCAGAATCCGGAAGTGGGGTCCGAGCTGAGCGAACGCGACCGGGAAACGATCATGGCCGCCTGGGCTCTGATTGATACGCTCGCAAGTTCCGGCGGCGACCGTGACCAGCTCACGCTGATCAAAGGCTTTCACGATTTTCTCGTCGCCTCGGCGCGCTACAGCGATCGTCCGCGCTACCGCACCAAAGGCGCAAAACTCGACGACTATCATCAGACGCCCGACCGCGAAGCCCATTCCGTTCTGGTCGACAAAGAAGGTATCTGTGAAAGCTACGCCTCCGCTTTTCAGCTGATGTGCCGGCTGTCAGGCGTAGAATGCATTCTTGTGCACGGAAAGGGCGGCACGCCTGCCGAACCGCACGCATGGAACATGGTTCGCCTCGGCGGACGCTGGCGTCACGTTGACGTGACGTTCGACGACCCCCTGCCCGACTCGTCGGAGGAGATCATCCGCGACTACTTCATGCTTACCGACTCGCAGATCAGGAATGATCACGAATGGGACTCACGCTATCCGCGCACGAATTGACGCGGCTCGACAACGTAAATGTCTTCAATAGAAAACGCCTTCTGAGATCTTTTATGTCAATTCGTTGCACTTGGCTTGAATATTCACGCGCGGAATATTGCATCGCGCATAAAAATTGCCCGTATTTATTTCGCGGCGTCCAGCCTTTGAAAAATTCAAAACTTCACCTCTTCGGGTGATGCTTTTCCGCGGCGCCATGATAGGATAAGATCCAGAAAAAAATTTCCGCCGGACGGAGGTGAGACGACCATGACGGCATTGGGAGACGGCGTCGGCTGGGGGCTGGGCTACCTGTTTTTTCTGGCGGTTCTGTGCGGATGGAGCTGGTCGCTGCAGCGCCGCGTCGTCCACCCGGCGCTGCGCAGCGCCATGCAGGGAACGGCGCTGCTGCTGTTTTTCTGGATCGCGCTGCGGGCGCTGCAGTTTTTGGCGGCGTTCAATCTGCCCATGGCCCGCGACCGGTGGCAGGCATACCGCCTCATGCAGACGGCGGCACTGCGCGGCATGGACGTTGTGAGCTGGCTGATCTTCGCGCTGCTGCCGTGGCTCGATCTGCTGATCCTGCGCGTTTCCTCGCAGCCGCTCGACGCGCCGTCGCCGGATCGGGCGCTGACGCTCCATCTGACGGTTTCGCTGGCGCTGTGGCTGGCGGCGGTTCTGCCGCTGGCCGCGGGGGCGAAAAAAATCCTCGTCGGCTGGATCGCGCTCTCGACGCTGTGCTTCGCCGCCGGGCTGATCAAAAACGCCGCCTCGCCGGCCCGAGCCCGCCGCATCGCCGCGCCGCTGGCGATCCTCGGCGCTTTCGCGCTCTACGTCTGGCTATATTTCGTCAAGAGGCCCGCC of Pyramidobacter piscolens W5455 contains these proteins:
- a CDS encoding transglutaminase domain-containing protein, encoding MKKSLCLSTLFFGLVTSASALEIKPVLPAWFAQKQSDLETIAIAPRWFLEEHTDSLMRDYFGEETAALPLKAVLPPWFAKERAKPPELDVAEFARSIGNIWRQDKKLAIPTPPPEKRAKLSGGLPDWYTSAKPRHDTESLLLPSWFRARGTTKTAERKTPPAPHISWLTQLLDNPLAPTAEDLSQKQDRRVKNAPPGNYVQLKAALEPHVRMLEGEITIPVSANLHESAIEKYLGELMFDWIIKSYHFDYDDEKLSLRLVYYDWYRCWRGAQNPEVGSELSERDRETIMAAWALIDTLASSGGDRDQLTLIKGFHDFLVASARYSDRPRYRTKGAKLDDYHQTPDREAHSVLVDKEGICESYASAFQLMCRLSGVECILVHGKGGTPAEPHAWNMVRLGGRWRHVDVTFDDPLPDSSEEIIRDYFMLTDSQIRNDHEWDSRYPRTN